The region ACCAGGCAGGATTCCAGACTTATTCCTTACGGACGACACGCCTGGAAACACCACGTGAGGATTTTTGCATTATATCTCTGGAATCTGTGCAAAAGATTATAGAACGTAAAGAAAAAATGGCATGGAATAATCTGATGAAGGTTATTTCTCATGAACTACTGAATACCCTGACCCCCATCAACAGCCTGATAAGGAATATGGAATATATTACCGATCAGGAGGAAATTTCCAGAGATGACCAGGAAGAAATAAAAGAGAGCCTGAAGATTGTTAATAATAAATCCGAGCAACTACTCAACTTTATAAACAATTACCGACAGGTTGCTGAACTTCCTAAGCCAAAGCTTCAGAAAATATCCATCAGACCTGTTATAGAAAAAGTGCTGAGACTAATGGAAAGTGAGTTTCAGAATAAGAGTATAACAGTGTCCGTAAACATCAGAGACTACATGGTAATGGCTGATGAAAAAATGCTGGAACGCAGTCTTATCAATCTTCTTACAAATGCTTTGCATGCGGTGGAGGATTTGGACAATGGAAAAATAAAAATTAATACCGACCAACAAAATACCAGAACTGTCATTCAGGTAGAAGATAATGGTATTGGTATCAGCGATCAGATATCGGATAAAATATTCCTGCCTTTTTTCACCACCAGAAACAGTGGCTCGGGTATCGGACTTACTTTAACCAAGAGCATAATGGAAGCCCATAATGGCTACATTAACTTCCGAAAGCAGCAACAAGGCAGTGTTTTCGAGCTGTGGTTTACTTAGTTTATCATAAAAAATTAACATGAAAAAGATAGTTTTAAACCTAGCTGTCAGTCTGGATGGTTTTATTGAGGGACCAAATGGAGAAACCGATTGATGTATTATGGATGATGACATGGGCTTTGAGGATTTTCTCCAAAATATTGACACTATATTTTACGGTAGGGTAAGCTATGACGCCTGGGGCAATTATCAGCCTGAATCTGATGCCGATGCTTCAGAAAAAGATATGTGGAATGAAATACATTCAAAACAAAAAATTGTCTTTTCCCATCAGGACAGATCAGACGAAAATGCAAATTTTATTACCTCCGACATCATTGATAAAGTTGATGAAATCAAGAAGCAGAATGGTAAAGATATATGGTTATACGGAGGAGCCAATCTTATAAAAACATTTATCTGTCTGGGACTTATTGATGTTTATAAAATATCACTGCATCCCGTTGTATTAGGAAAAGGGAAGCCATTATTTGAAGATCTTAAAAACAGCATTGGATTAAAATTACTGGATACCCGAATTTTTAAATCCGGAGTTATAGAGCTTACTTATCAGCCCGAATAAGCTTTTAGGACAGAGTAACTCACACAAATATTATTTATTAACGCAAACTTAATTCCATTCATTTTGTTTTGTAAAACAGAATGCTTTTTTTATAAATTAATATAGTTTTTTAGTTATGTATATTTAGTTTTTACAATTTTAACTATTATTAACTTTAACATCTAAAAACTTAAAACTAGCTTAAAAATCTCGTAACATAGGTCTCTTACTTTTGCCGCTAAAAAATAGAGACCATGAATAAGAATGTCAAAAGCCTTTTGGCTCTGGTTCTTACGGGATGTATTACACAGGCTGCTTTTTCCCAAAAGACCAAAGACACAGTAAAAACCAAAGTCATTGACGAAGTTGTTGTAACAGCATTAGGTATCAAAAGAATGAATAAATCTTTAGGATATGCTGCT is a window of Elizabethkingia anophelis R26 DNA encoding:
- a CDS encoding sensor histidine kinase, which gives rise to MKTKFYIIQIAILLLGLIFGILAFDCYESGKWITALLFLCLSVFMIILNIRNAQQSGKETEQILQAINHKDFSLFPDKKQNDPLKQKAVDLYYQEKEKNTDVLSFKILYENILNQLDIGIMILKENTNDWEVFYSNPKFIEILKVPKYNRWSLYEEKSPEFFKLIKDTDYRESQDFMEVSINQAGFQTYSLRTTRLETPREDFCIISLESVQKIIERKEKMAWNNLMKVISHELLNTLTPINSLIRNMEYITDQEEISRDDQEEIKESLKIVNNKSEQLLNFINNYRQVAELPKPKLQKISIRPVIEKVLRLMESEFQNKSITVSVNIRDYMVMADEKMLERSLINLLTNALHAVEDLDNGKIKINTDQQNTRTVIQVEDNGIGISDQISDKIFLPFFTTRNSGSGIGLTLTKSIMEAHNGYINFRKQQQGSVFELWFT
- a CDS encoding dihydrofolate reductase family protein encodes the protein MDDDMGFEDFLQNIDTIFYGRVSYDAWGNYQPESDADASEKDMWNEIHSKQKIVFSHQDRSDENANFITSDIIDKVDEIKKQNGKDIWLYGGANLIKTFICLGLIDVYKISLHPVVLGKGKPLFEDLKNSIGLKLLDTRIFKSGVIELTYQPE